One genomic window of [Clostridium] scindens ATCC 35704 includes the following:
- the lepA gene encoding translation elongation factor 4, producing MAGIDQSRIRNFCIIAHIDHGKSTLADRIIEKTGLLTSREMQSQVLDNMELERERGITIKAQAVRTVYQAKDGEEYIFNLIDTPGHVDFNYEVSRSLAACDGAILVVDAAQGVEAQTLANVYLALDHDLDVMPVINKVDLPSAEPERVIEEIEDVIGIEATDAPQISAKTGLNIDQVLEQIVEKIPAPQGDPKAPLKALIFDSLYDSYKGVIVFCRIKEGSVKKGTPIQMMATGAKAEVVEVGYFGAGQFIPCDELNAGMVGYITASLKNVKDTRVGDTITDASRPCDKPLPGYKKVNPMVYCGMYPADGAKYPDLRDALEKLQLNDASLQFEPETSIALGFGFRCGFLGLLHLEIIQERLEREYNLDLVTTAPGVIYKVYKTNGEVIELTNPSNLPDPSEIEYMEEPMVKAEIMVTSEFIGAIMDLCQERRGIYEGMEYIEETRAVLRYHLPLNEIIYDFFDALKSRSRGYASFDYEMDGYVQSNLVKLDILINKEEVDALSFIIHADTAYERGRKMCEKLKEEIPRQLFEIPIQAAIGSKIIARETVKAMRKDVLAKCYGGDISRKRKLLEKQKEGKKRMRQVGNVEIPQKAFMSVLKLDDK from the coding sequence GTGGCAGGAATAGATCAAAGCAGAATTCGTAATTTTTGTATTATCGCGCATATAGATCATGGAAAATCTACGCTGGCAGACAGGATTATAGAGAAGACAGGCCTTCTTACCAGCAGGGAGATGCAGTCCCAGGTATTGGATAATATGGAACTGGAACGAGAGCGGGGCATTACCATCAAGGCCCAGGCTGTTCGTACCGTCTATCAGGCCAAGGATGGGGAAGAATATATCTTCAATCTTATTGATACGCCGGGACATGTAGATTTTAACTATGAGGTATCCAGAAGCCTGGCAGCCTGCGACGGCGCCATTCTCGTGGTGGATGCGGCCCAGGGAGTGGAGGCACAGACACTTGCCAACGTCTATCTGGCGCTGGATCACGATCTGGATGTCATGCCGGTGATCAACAAGGTAGATCTGCCAAGCGCAGAACCAGAGCGTGTCATCGAAGAGATCGAAGACGTGATCGGCATTGAGGCAACGGATGCGCCGCAGATATCGGCAAAGACAGGACTGAATATAGACCAGGTGCTGGAGCAGATCGTGGAGAAGATCCCTGCGCCCCAGGGGGACCCAAAAGCGCCTCTTAAGGCGCTGATATTCGATTCCCTGTATGATTCTTACAAGGGCGTCATTGTCTTTTGCAGGATTAAGGAAGGCAGCGTAAAGAAAGGCACGCCGATTCAGATGATGGCAACAGGCGCAAAGGCGGAAGTCGTGGAAGTAGGCTACTTCGGGGCCGGACAGTTCATTCCTTGCGACGAGTTGAATGCCGGAATGGTAGGCTATATTACTGCAAGCCTTAAGAATGTGAAGGATACGCGGGTAGGCGATACCATCACGGATGCATCCCGGCCATGCGACAAGCCTCTGCCGGGCTATAAAAAGGTCAATCCCATGGTGTACTGCGGCATGTATCCGGCGGACGGGGCGAAGTACCCGGATCTTAGGGACGCGCTGGAGAAACTGCAGCTCAATGACGCATCCCTGCAGTTTGAGCCGGAGACATCCATAGCGCTGGGATTCGGATTCCGCTGCGGCTTCCTGGGACTTCTGCATCTGGAGATTATCCAGGAGCGTCTGGAGAGAGAGTATAATCTGGATCTGGTAACCACGGCGCCGGGGGTTATCTATAAAGTATATAAGACCAACGGGGAAGTGATCGAACTGACGAATCCCTCCAATCTTCCTGACCCGTCGGAGATCGAATATATGGAAGAGCCTATGGTAAAGGCAGAGATTATGGTGACTTCCGAGTTCATCGGCGCGATCATGGATCTGTGCCAGGAGCGGCGTGGTATCTATGAAGGAATGGAGTATATCGAAGAAACCCGTGCGGTGCTTCGGTATCATCTGCCCTTGAATGAGATTATCTATGACTTCTTTGATGCACTGAAGTCTCGTTCCAGAGGCTATGCCTCTTTTGATTATGAGATGGACGGCTACGTGCAGTCGAATCTGGTGAAACTGGATATTCTGATCAACAAGGAGGAGGTAGATGCCCTTTCCTTTATCATTCATGCGGATACGGCTTATGAGCGGGGCCGCAAGATGTGTGAGAAACTGAAGGAAGAGATTCCGAGGCAGCTCTTCGAGATTCCAATCCAGGCGGCGATCGGAAGCAAGATTATAGCAAGAGAGACGGTAAAGGCTATGCGAAAGGATGTGCTTGCCAAGTGCTATGGCGGTGACATCAGCCGGAAGCGAAAACTTCTGGAGAAGCAGAAGGAAGGCAAGAAGCGCATGCGGCAGGTAGGCAACGTGGAGATCCCGCAGAAAGCCTTTATGAGCGTATTAAAGTTGGATGATAAATAA
- a CDS encoding DUF4364 family protein, whose amino-acid sequence MAKSFTLYKLIILYMLNKVDFPLTNSQISEFILDEGYTTYFKLQQAISELIGSGFIHEESTHSRTFYHLTEEGAQTIHFFKNDISPAIQEDIDTFLKEKQYELKNEVAVKSDYYRNSNMEYSVRCQVIEHDTPLIDLTLSVPTQAEAETIANNWAKKNQEVYALIMSNLL is encoded by the coding sequence ATGGCCAAATCTTTTACATTATACAAACTAATCATACTCTATATGCTGAACAAGGTAGACTTCCCCCTGACCAATTCCCAGATATCGGAATTTATCCTGGATGAGGGCTATACTACCTACTTTAAGCTCCAGCAGGCAATATCAGAACTGATCGGCTCCGGCTTCATTCATGAAGAATCCACCCACAGCCGTACCTTCTACCACCTCACGGAAGAAGGGGCACAGACGATACATTTCTTCAAAAATGATATCTCTCCTGCTATTCAGGAAGATATCGATACTTTCCTGAAGGAAAAGCAATATGAATTGAAAAATGAAGTGGCCGTCAAGTCAGACTATTACCGGAATTCCAACATGGAATATTCTGTCCGCTGCCAGGTCATTGAGCATGATACTCCTCTGATCGATCTGACGCTGTCTGTTCCCACACAGGCCGAGGCTGAGACGATCGCCAACAACTGGGCGAAAAAGAATCAGGAAGTTTATGCCTTGATCATGTCTAATCTACTTTGA
- a CDS encoding TIGR01212 family radical SAM protein (This family includes YhcC from E. coli K-12, an uncharacterized radical SAM protein.) has translation MVKRWGDKRYYSLDHYLKNTYGEKLYKISMDGGMTCPNRDGTLGRRGCVFCSAGGSGDFASDRKLSITEQIEQGKRQVAAKHPGTSYIAYFQAYTNTYAPIAYLRDMFMEAIRHPEVKILSIATRPDCLGEDVLKLLDELNQIKPVWIELGLQTIHPDTARFIRRGYDLSVFEQAVSRLRLLNIDVIVHTILCLPGEDMEMMLRTVRYLNCQNIQGMKFQLLHILKNTDLAGYYEKHPFYLPSMEEYFGILGQCLCALSPDIVIHRLTGDGPKSLLIAPLWTGNKRQVLNQMQAYLKKQDIWQGKEL, from the coding sequence ATGGTCAAACGCTGGGGTGATAAGAGATACTACTCTCTGGATCATTACCTTAAGAATACTTATGGAGAAAAACTATATAAGATCTCTATGGACGGAGGCATGACCTGCCCTAACCGTGACGGCACGCTGGGACGCCGGGGCTGCGTATTCTGCAGCGCCGGCGGTTCTGGCGATTTTGCATCTGACCGCAAGTTATCCATTACGGAACAGATCGAGCAGGGAAAAAGGCAGGTTGCCGCCAAACATCCAGGCACCTCCTATATTGCCTACTTCCAGGCATACACCAACACTTATGCGCCAATTGCCTATTTACGCGATATGTTCATGGAGGCTATCAGGCATCCCGAGGTAAAGATACTCTCCATTGCCACAAGGCCGGATTGCCTTGGAGAGGATGTGCTTAAGCTTCTGGATGAACTAAACCAGATCAAGCCTGTCTGGATTGAATTAGGCCTCCAGACAATCCATCCTGATACAGCCCGCTTCATCCGCAGAGGATATGATCTTTCGGTATTTGAGCAGGCCGTATCCCGCCTGCGTCTGCTGAACATTGACGTAATTGTCCATACAATCCTGTGCCTTCCCGGCGAAGATATGGAAATGATGCTGCGCACGGTGCGGTATCTGAACTGCCAGAACATACAAGGCATGAAGTTCCAGCTGCTGCACATACTAAAGAATACGGACCTTGCAGGCTATTATGAAAAGCATCCATTCTACCTCCCTTCCATGGAAGAGTATTTTGGAATCCTAGGCCAATGCCTGTGTGCTCTTAGCCCGGATATCGTCATACACCGGCTGACCGGAGACGGTCCCAAGTCACTCCTGATAGCCCCCTTATGGACAGGGAATAAGCGCCAGGTATTGAACCAGATGCAGGCATACTTAAAAAAGCAGGACATCTGGCAAGGAAAGGAGTTGTAA
- a CDS encoding chromate transporter: MKLKKMAELYISFFKIGGLTFGGGLAMLPMLQREVVEARKWCTDEELLDMYAIGQCTPGIIAVNTATYVGYRQAGFLGGVFGTLGVISPSIIIICLAASILQNFIHLPVVLHALAGIRIIVCALMLNTVVTMAKKGIVDKLGALLFVAAFLLACFTPVPTAAIVILAGIAGVVIKKIGGRKES, encoded by the coding sequence ATGAAATTAAAAAAAATGGCTGAACTCTATATCAGTTTCTTTAAAATTGGCGGCCTTACGTTCGGAGGAGGGCTTGCCATGCTTCCCATGCTCCAGAGGGAAGTGGTGGAAGCCAGAAAATGGTGTACCGACGAGGAACTGCTGGATATGTACGCGATCGGGCAGTGCACGCCCGGCATTATCGCCGTCAATACTGCCACCTATGTGGGCTACAGGCAGGCTGGATTCCTGGGCGGCGTATTTGGCACCTTGGGCGTCATCTCTCCCTCCATTATCATCATCTGCCTAGCAGCATCCATCTTGCAGAACTTCATCCATCTTCCTGTCGTCCTTCATGCTCTGGCAGGCATTCGGATCATCGTCTGCGCGCTGATGCTGAATACCGTAGTCACCATGGCAAAGAAAGGAATCGTGGATAAGCTGGGCGCTCTGCTATTTGTCGCAGCATTTCTGCTGGCATGCTTCACTCCCGTTCCTACCGCCGCCATCGTCATCCTGGCGGGAATCGCGGGAGTCGTCATCAAAAAGATTGGGGGGCGGAAAGAATCATGA
- a CDS encoding chromate transporter, translating into MIYLTLAFEFFKIGLFSIGGGMATLPFLMDLTTKYNWYTASDLANMVAISESTPGPVGINMATFAGYSVAGIPGALVATLALTAPALIIIVIIARFLENFSENPTVKAVFYGIRPTVAALIGYAVWELLKIALVSTVNGSLHINVTSVVICLGTFLLLQVKKLGKLHPILWILAGAVIGIVLKI; encoded by the coding sequence ATGATTTATCTGACACTGGCATTTGAATTCTTTAAAATCGGCCTGTTCTCCATTGGAGGCGGCATGGCCACCCTTCCATTCCTTATGGACCTGACCACAAAATACAACTGGTACACTGCCAGCGATCTGGCCAACATGGTGGCAATCAGCGAGAGCACTCCCGGCCCGGTGGGCATCAACATGGCTACCTTTGCCGGATACAGCGTAGCCGGCATCCCAGGCGCGCTGGTGGCAACCCTGGCGCTGACGGCGCCTGCTCTGATTATTATCGTGATCATCGCAAGGTTCCTGGAGAATTTCAGCGAGAATCCTACGGTAAAGGCCGTATTCTATGGCATCCGCCCTACCGTGGCCGCCTTGATTGGCTACGCGGTATGGGAACTGTTAAAGATCGCCCTGGTATCTACCGTGAATGGTTCTTTGCATATCAACGTAACTAGCGTCGTCATATGCCTTGGAACCTTCCTGCTCCTACAGGTAAAGAAACTGGGAAAACTGCATCCCATTTTGTGGATCCTGGCCGGAGCAGTCATTGGAATCGTTCTGAAAATTTAA
- a CDS encoding DNA-3-methyladenine glycosylase family protein, whose translation MYFEYGDTEIEYLKRKDKKLGEAIDHIGHIYREVDADIFQSVVHQIIGQQISNAALATVWGRFRNMVGEVTPQAVLKYQAEELKGLGMSFRKAEYIRNFAEKVCQGELDLEELCQMDDQKVIKTLSSLRGIGVWTAEMLLIFCMQRPDVLSYGDGAILKGMQILYHHRKMDKNLFEKYRKRYSPYGSVASLYLWAIAGGALEG comes from the coding sequence ATGTATTTTGAATATGGTGATACAGAGATTGAATACCTGAAAAGAAAGGATAAGAAATTAGGAGAAGCCATTGATCATATCGGACACATCTACCGGGAGGTGGACGCAGATATCTTCCAGTCAGTAGTGCACCAAATCATAGGCCAGCAGATATCCAATGCAGCTCTGGCTACCGTGTGGGGGAGATTCAGGAATATGGTGGGAGAAGTGACGCCGCAGGCGGTCTTAAAGTACCAGGCGGAGGAACTAAAAGGTCTGGGGATGTCGTTTAGAAAGGCTGAGTATATCCGGAATTTTGCCGAAAAAGTCTGTCAGGGAGAACTGGATTTGGAGGAGTTGTGCCAGATGGATGACCAGAAGGTGATCAAGACCCTGTCATCCTTGAGGGGGATTGGCGTATGGACCGCCGAGATGCTTCTCATCTTCTGCATGCAGAGGCCTGACGTGCTTAGTTATGGAGACGGCGCGATTCTGAAAGGAATGCAGATTCTGTACCATCACCGGAAGATGGATAAAAATCTGTTTGAGAAGTACCGAAAGAGATACAGCCCATATGGGTCGGTGGCAAGCCTGTACCTTTGGGCGATTGCCGGCGGAGCCCTGGAGGGCTGA
- the hemW gene encoding radical SAM family heme chaperone HemW produces MRPLELYIHIPFCISKCKYCDFLSAPSKEGERQKYVKSLCKRIRSYGTLAEAYHVVSIFIGGGTPSLLDPVQISAIFHAVRETFMVDKDAEITIEMNPGTVSPEKLIAYRQAGISRLSIGLQSIRNEELEVLGRIHTFEEFLHTYEMARREGFGNINIDLMSGIPFQTLNGWKESLKRVADLEPEHISAYSLIIEEGTPFYERYRDARHEEELPDEETERQMYHHTREILGAYGYRRYEISNYAKEGYECRHNLGYWNRTEYLGIGTGAASLIGNRRWSEGEEPEALSRENQMEEYMFLGLRKMEGVTKSEFLKEFGCTMESKYSHVLKRMYAEGLMEESGDYVRLTDQGIDISNYVMSEFLF; encoded by the coding sequence ATGAGACCATTAGAATTATATATTCATATTCCATTTTGCATCAGTAAATGTAAATATTGTGATTTCCTGTCCGCGCCTTCGAAAGAGGGAGAGCGGCAGAAGTATGTGAAAAGCCTTTGCAAGCGGATCCGTTCTTATGGGACGCTGGCAGAGGCTTATCATGTTGTAAGCATATTTATAGGAGGAGGAACCCCCTCCCTTCTTGATCCAGTACAGATATCTGCCATATTTCACGCGGTCCGGGAGACGTTCATGGTGGACAAGGATGCAGAGATTACCATTGAGATGAATCCGGGAACGGTATCCCCGGAGAAGCTGATAGCATATCGCCAGGCCGGAATCAGCCGCCTTAGCATCGGTCTGCAGTCCATCCGGAACGAAGAATTAGAGGTGCTGGGTAGAATCCACACATTTGAGGAGTTTCTTCATACCTACGAGATGGCAAGAAGAGAGGGATTTGGAAATATTAACATTGACCTGATGTCCGGGATACCGTTCCAAACCCTGAACGGATGGAAGGAAAGCCTGAAAAGGGTGGCAGACCTTGAGCCGGAGCATATCTCAGCCTACAGTCTGATCATCGAAGAGGGAACTCCTTTCTATGAGCGTTACCGGGATGCAAGGCATGAGGAAGAACTGCCGGATGAGGAGACGGAGCGCCAGATGTATCATCATACCAGGGAAATACTTGGGGCGTATGGCTATCGAAGGTATGAGATATCCAACTACGCAAAAGAAGGCTATGAATGCAGGCACAATCTTGGCTACTGGAACCGGACGGAATATCTGGGCATCGGAACCGGCGCAGCTTCCTTGATCGGTAACAGGAGATGGAGCGAAGGAGAGGAGCCGGAGGCATTAAGCCGGGAAAATCAGATGGAAGAGTATATGTTTCTGGGACTTCGCAAGATGGAAGGCGTTACAAAGTCAGAATTCCTGAAAGAATTTGGCTGTACCATGGAGAGCAAGTATAGCCATGTGCTTAAGCGGATGTATGCCGAAGGCTTGATGGAGGAATCAGGGGATTATGTAAGGCTTACCGACCAGGGGATTGATATCAGCAATTATGTGATGAGTGAATTTTTGTTCTGA